The following is a genomic window from Shewanella avicenniae.
ATCTTTTCGCCCAATTTCTTTTGGATCATTTGGGCGACTGCTTCAGTGTTACCTGTGTCGCTACCGAAAAAAAGACCTACAGTTGCCATCGTCTTTCCTTTAGTTAACTGTTGTAATGCGTAAAAAGTCTGAGACCGCTCAATATTATCGCGCCAGGTTTTCCTGAAGAATGATCTCAATTAGCTGGCTGCGGCTGATGTTACTGGCGTCAGCTCTCTCATTCAAGGCGTCGAACAAATCTTGTGACACCTTTAACTCTATTCGTTTTAAACCCTTCTCTCGATCTCGCTTAATTTGATTACGTTTGTTAACACGTAACTGTTGTTCTCGAGAAAGCGGATTACTTCTAGGTCGACCGCGTCGTTTTTCCGACGAGAATAGGTCGATCGTCGTTCTGTCAGCAGATTCTTTTGCCATGTTTCTTATTATGAATGCGCGTTACCGAAGCCGGTTCACCTTGGAAGCGCCGAGGCGCAAAATCCATTGCGTAAAAAGAAGCGGGAATATATCACAGCATCCCTAAATCGGCCATAACCAGTTAGCTATTTGCTGCACACTTGGCGATAAAATCACACACTACCCGATTGAATACAGCAGGCTTTTGCGCATGTAACCAGTGACCCGTACCTTCAATGGTCTTGGCTGATGCGTGTGGAAATTGTGCCACAATTTGCGCTTGATACTCTGCCTTTACGTAGTTTGAATCCCCGCCTCGTAGGAACAGAATCGGCCCTTGATAACTGGCAATCGAATTGGGTTCAATGTTGTACCAACCCACAATGTAATGATAACTGGCAATGAGTTCGGCTAAGTTAAACTTCCAACTGACCTGATTGTCGCCACGGACTAAGCTTTTGAGCAGAAATTGTGCCGTTCCTTCGTCAATGTCATGCGATATCAGATGGGCAAGGGCGGCGCGGCGATCTTTAATGTCGGCTGGCATGCTGTTTAACCCCGCGAACACCTTTTGATGGTGGGGTTGATAAACAACCGGCGCGATGTCGGTGGCCACAACCGCAGTTACACTCTCTGGATAGCTGAGTGCGAGGGTCATGGCGATCTTTCCTCCCATGGAGTGGCCAACTACCATAAACTGCTGGATGCCGATACTATCGAGCGTGGCTTTTATCTCCGCGGCCATTGCTGGATACGTCATAGGGTGAATGGCGGCACTTTTACCATGATTGGGACAATCCACGCGAATCACCCGAAATGACAGTTGTTCTAATTCGCGGCCAAGGCCTTTGAGATTGTCGCAATCACCAAATAGCCCATGAATAAGCACAATGGGAAAACCTGAGCCTGAATCAACAAAATTCACCATGACACAACTACCTTTAACACCCAATGTTCATAACGAAGGGCGGATATTGTGTGGCATGAGCTGAGGCATTACAAGTTGCTCAGGTGCTAACTGTTGCTGGTAAATTCAACAATCACCCATCGCCATTTTCAAAAGCCAACAATTTTAGCATGACGGGTCATGTCCATTGAGTTGCTTTGTGGCATACTGCCAGCAAACAACTCAATTTATTCGCTGCGATGATTTATCGCTTAGCATGTTAGGGAATAGCATGAAATATATTGAAATAGACGAAGAACTATACGGTTACATTGCAAGCAAAACAGAAAAAATTGGTGAGAGTGCTTCCGATATTATACGCCGCTTGTTGGCGTTACCTGCGGTTGAAGCTGTTGAGGTGCAACAACCTGCAGTTACCCTAAGCCAACCTAGTCTCGAAGCCGTCGACGCCAGTGCTGCCGTGCCAAGCACCCCAGAGTACCAACCTAATTCGCTGCCGGATGTCGATGAAGCGACGACAACCGACTATCAATTCAGT
Proteins encoded in this region:
- the ybfE gene encoding LexA regulated protein, translating into MAKESADRTTIDLFSSEKRRGRPRSNPLSREQQLRVNKRNQIKRDREKGLKRIELKVSQDLFDALNERADASNISRSQLIEIILQENLAR
- a CDS encoding alpha/beta fold hydrolase, with the protein product MNFVDSGSGFPIVLIHGLFGDCDNLKGLGRELEQLSFRVIRVDCPNHGKSAAIHPMTYPAMAAEIKATLDSIGIQQFMVVGHSMGGKIAMTLALSYPESVTAVVATDIAPVVYQPHHQKVFAGLNSMPADIKDRRAALAHLISHDIDEGTAQFLLKSLVRGDNQVSWKFNLAELIASYHYIVGWYNIEPNSIASYQGPILFLRGGDSNYVKAEYQAQIVAQFPHASAKTIEGTGHWLHAQKPAVFNRVVCDFIAKCAANS